The Spirosoma radiotolerans genome has a window encoding:
- the lptE gene encoding LPS assembly lipoprotein LptE — MKSKLMTNEESSVKNSKKKRLLVLFFILNSSLFVSSCGVYSFTGTTLSPAIKTVTVNNFVLATAGGPANLPLTFNERLKEYYQRYTNLKVVPTNGDMVLEGNITGYDLLAVAPTAQDQAGVNRLQITVLARFYNNKDETKNFEQSFSFYQDFPQGQTLSQNESRLVPKILDQIVLDIFNKTAADW, encoded by the coding sequence ATGAAGAGTAAACTAATGACGAATGAAGAATCCAGCGTGAAGAATAGTAAAAAGAAAAGGCTGCTCGTCTTATTCTTCATTCTTAACTCTTCACTCTTCGTTTCCTCCTGCGGAGTCTATTCGTTTACGGGAACAACGCTCTCTCCGGCCATTAAAACAGTGACGGTCAATAACTTCGTCCTCGCGACGGCGGGCGGCCCGGCTAACCTGCCACTGACGTTCAACGAACGATTAAAGGAATACTACCAGCGCTATACCAACCTGAAGGTTGTTCCCACCAATGGCGATATGGTTCTGGAAGGAAACATCACTGGCTACGACCTGTTGGCCGTTGCCCCAACTGCCCAGGACCAGGCTGGTGTCAACCGGCTTCAAATCACTGTTTTAGCCCGTTTTTATAACAATAAAGACGAAACGAAGAATTTTGAACAGTCTTTTTCCTTTTATCAGGATTTCCCGCAGGGCCAAACCCTGAGCCAGAACGAAAGCCGCCTGGTACCCAAGATTTTGGATCAGATCGTCCTGGATATTTTCAATAAGACAGCGGCTGACTGGTGA
- the groL gene encoding chaperonin GroEL (60 kDa chaperone family; promotes refolding of misfolded polypeptides especially under stressful conditions; forms two stacked rings of heptamers to form a barrel-shaped 14mer; ends can be capped by GroES; misfolded proteins enter the barrel where they are refolded when GroES binds) encodes MAKKIFFDTEARERIKKGVDTLADAVKVTLGPKGRNVILDKKFGSPVITKDGVTVAKEIELKDAMENMGAQLVKEVASKTADSAGDGTTTATVLAQAIYSIGAKNVAAGANPMDLKRGIDKAVVTVVKNLAEQAQTIGDDFGKIEQVATISANHDEEIGKMIAEAMKKVGKEGVITVEEARGTETEVKTVEGMQFDRGYLSPYFVTNTEKMEVELERPFILISEKKVSSMKELLPVLEQVAQTGRPLLIIAEDVDGEALATLVVNKIRGALKVAAVKAPGFGDRRKAMLEDIAILTGGQVISEERGFKLENASIEYLGQAEKILIDKDNTTVVNGVGEKENITGRVNQIKAQIENTTSDYDREKLQERLAKLSGGVAILYIGAATEVEMKEKKDRVDDALHATRAAVEEGIVTGGGIALIRAISSLDAINAINEDEKTGINIIRVALESPLRTIVANAGGEGSVIVNKVKDGQGGYGYNAKNDTFEDLFAAGVIDPKKVTRLALENAASIAGLLLTTECVIADEPEEAPAGGGHGHPGGGGMGGMM; translated from the coding sequence ATGGCTAAGAAAATATTTTTCGATACCGAAGCTCGTGAGCGCATTAAGAAAGGGGTTGATACCCTTGCCGACGCAGTTAAAGTTACCCTCGGACCTAAGGGCCGGAACGTCATTCTGGACAAAAAATTCGGCTCACCTGTTATCACCAAGGATGGTGTAACGGTAGCAAAAGAAATTGAACTGAAGGATGCCATGGAAAACATGGGAGCTCAGTTAGTAAAAGAAGTAGCGTCGAAAACAGCTGATTCGGCTGGTGATGGTACCACGACAGCCACCGTACTGGCGCAGGCGATCTATTCGATCGGCGCGAAAAACGTAGCGGCTGGTGCCAACCCAATGGACCTGAAGCGCGGTATCGATAAAGCAGTGGTAACGGTTGTTAAAAACCTGGCTGAACAGGCTCAAACCATTGGTGATGATTTCGGCAAAATCGAACAGGTAGCAACCATCTCGGCTAACCACGACGAAGAAATCGGTAAAATGATTGCCGAAGCCATGAAGAAAGTTGGCAAAGAAGGCGTCATTACGGTTGAAGAAGCGCGCGGAACGGAAACGGAAGTGAAAACCGTAGAAGGTATGCAGTTCGACCGTGGCTATTTATCTCCTTACTTCGTCACGAACACGGAGAAAATGGAAGTTGAACTGGAGCGTCCGTTCATCCTGATCTCGGAGAAAAAAGTTTCGTCAATGAAAGAATTGCTGCCTGTGCTGGAGCAAGTTGCTCAAACAGGCCGCCCACTGCTGATCATTGCTGAAGATGTAGATGGCGAAGCACTGGCTACGCTGGTTGTAAACAAAATCCGTGGCGCGCTGAAAGTAGCTGCCGTTAAAGCACCTGGCTTTGGCGATCGCCGGAAAGCGATGCTGGAAGACATTGCTATCCTGACGGGTGGCCAGGTTATCAGTGAAGAACGTGGTTTCAAACTGGAGAACGCATCGATCGAATACCTGGGCCAGGCTGAAAAAATCCTGATCGACAAAGATAACACGACTGTTGTCAACGGTGTTGGTGAGAAAGAAAACATCACAGGCCGCGTCAATCAGATCAAAGCCCAAATCGAAAACACGACATCAGACTATGATCGCGAGAAATTGCAGGAGCGTCTGGCCAAACTGTCGGGTGGTGTGGCTATCCTCTACATCGGTGCAGCTACCGAAGTAGAAATGAAAGAGAAGAAAGACCGCGTTGACGACGCCCTGCACGCAACCCGCGCAGCCGTTGAAGAAGGTATCGTAACCGGTGGTGGTATTGCTCTGATCCGGGCGATCTCTTCTCTGGACGCTATCAACGCTATCAACGAAGATGAAAAAACCGGTATAAACATCATCCGTGTCGCTCTCGAATCACCGCTACGGACAATCGTTGCCAACGCTGGTGGCGAAGGTTCGGTTATTGTGAACAAGGTGAAAGATGGGCAGGGTGGTTATGGCTACAATGCTAAGAACGATACGTTCGAAGACCTGTTCGCTGCTGGTGTTATCGACCCGAAAAAAGTGACCCGTCTTGCGCTGGAAAACGCAGCGTCTATTGCTGGTCTGTTACTGACAACGGAATGTGTTATCGCCGACGAGCCAGAAGAAGCTCCAGCCGGTGGTGGCCATGGTCACCCAGGCGGTGGCGGCATGGGCGGCATGATGTAA
- a CDS encoding fumarylacetoacetate hydrolase family protein gives MKIICVGRNYVEHIKELNNEQPEDPVIFMKPETAIPLKHEPFFYPDFSTDVHHEVEILVKINRVGKNIDEKFAHKYYDEIGVGIDFTARDVQSKLKAKGLPWELAKGFNGSAPISNFVSKTDFPDLQNLNFRLDINGETRQVGNTSLMLFKIDYLISFVSRYFLLQQGDILFTGTPKGVGPVQVGDRLTAFIEDNPMLTFDVK, from the coding sequence ATGAAAATTATTTGCGTTGGCCGAAATTACGTTGAACACATCAAGGAGCTCAACAACGAACAGCCCGAGGACCCGGTCATTTTCATGAAGCCCGAAACGGCTATTCCTCTGAAACATGAGCCATTTTTCTACCCGGATTTTTCCACGGATGTTCATCACGAAGTTGAGATTCTGGTGAAAATCAATCGAGTGGGAAAGAATATTGACGAGAAGTTCGCCCATAAATATTATGACGAAATAGGCGTCGGAATTGACTTTACTGCCCGTGATGTGCAGAGTAAACTGAAGGCAAAAGGCTTGCCCTGGGAGCTGGCGAAAGGCTTCAATGGCTCTGCTCCTATTTCAAACTTTGTTTCTAAAACCGATTTTCCTGATTTACAGAATCTGAACTTTCGGCTGGATATCAATGGCGAAACCCGTCAGGTAGGAAATACAAGCCTGATGCTGTTCAAGATCGACTACCTGATTTCGTTTGTATCGCGGTATTTTCTGCTACAACAGGGCGATATTCTATTTACAGGCACGCCGAAAGGCGTTGGCCCCGTTCAGGTGGGCGACCGCTTGACGGCATTCATTGAAGATAACCCAATGCTTACGTTTGACGTAAAATAG
- the sucC gene encoding ADP-forming succinate--CoA ligase subunit beta, producing MNIHEYQGKEILKKYGVRIQEGIVAESPEKAVEAAKLLIAQSGQKFVVVKSQIHAGGRGKGQIVGSEQRGVALAKSVDAVRDITKNLIGNVLVTHQTGPEGKRVNKVLIAEDVYYPGPSDPKEMYIGILLDRTKACNVIMASTEGGMDIEEVAEHTPEKIVKEWIDPAVGLQPFQARKVAFGLGLEGEAFKEMVKFVTSLYKAYVDTDASMFEINPVLKTSDNKILAVDAKVNLDDNALYRHPELKAMRDLAEEDPLEVEASANDLNYVKLDGNVGCMVNGAGLAMATMDIIKLSGGEPANFLDVGGGANAKTVEAGFRIILKDPNVKAILINIFGGIVRCDRVATGVVEAYKAIGDIPVPIIVRLQGTNAEEGAKIIDESGLKVQSAVLLKEAAEKVRQVIAGL from the coding sequence ATGAATATACACGAGTATCAGGGCAAAGAAATTCTCAAAAAGTACGGTGTCCGCATTCAGGAGGGCATTGTCGCTGAGTCGCCCGAGAAAGCCGTTGAAGCCGCTAAACTCCTGATCGCTCAATCAGGTCAGAAGTTCGTAGTGGTAAAGTCGCAAATCCACGCGGGTGGGCGCGGAAAAGGCCAGATCGTCGGCTCTGAGCAGCGTGGTGTTGCTTTGGCCAAATCGGTAGATGCCGTACGCGACATTACCAAGAACCTCATTGGAAATGTACTGGTTACGCATCAGACAGGACCGGAAGGCAAGCGGGTGAATAAAGTTCTCATCGCTGAAGATGTCTATTACCCAGGGCCATCGGACCCGAAAGAAATGTACATCGGTATTCTGCTCGACCGGACAAAAGCCTGCAACGTGATTATGGCCAGTACCGAAGGTGGTATGGACATTGAAGAAGTAGCTGAACATACGCCCGAAAAAATTGTGAAGGAGTGGATTGACCCAGCGGTTGGTCTGCAGCCTTTTCAAGCCCGAAAAGTGGCTTTTGGTCTTGGACTCGAAGGCGAGGCATTCAAAGAAATGGTGAAGTTCGTAACATCGCTTTACAAAGCGTATGTAGATACGGATGCATCCATGTTTGAGATCAACCCAGTATTGAAAACGTCGGACAATAAGATTCTAGCCGTCGATGCCAAGGTGAATCTGGATGACAATGCCCTGTATCGCCATCCTGAGCTGAAGGCAATGCGGGACTTGGCCGAAGAAGATCCGCTCGAAGTAGAAGCGTCTGCGAATGACCTGAACTATGTAAAACTTGACGGAAACGTTGGTTGCATGGTAAACGGGGCAGGCCTGGCCATGGCTACGATGGATATTATTAAATTATCGGGTGGCGAACCGGCCAACTTCCTCGATGTTGGGGGCGGTGCGAATGCCAAAACCGTGGAAGCTGGCTTTCGGATTATTCTGAAAGACCCGAACGTAAAAGCCATTCTGATCAATATTTTCGGGGGTATCGTTCGTTGCGACCGCGTGGCGACGGGTGTTGTCGAAGCCTACAAAGCGATTGGCGATATTCCGGTTCCAATCATCGTTCGGTTGCAGGGTACAAACGCTGAAGAAGGCGCGAAAATCATTGATGAATCAGGACTGAAAGTACAGTCAGCCGTTCTGTTGAAAGAAGCCGCCGAAAAAGTGCGTCAGGTAATCGCAGGACTATAA
- the secG gene encoding preprotein translocase subunit SecG — MITATIVIICILTVLLILIVLIQNSKGGGLAGEFGGLGSNQLMGVKKTTDLLEQITWGLGVAVMVLSLASYIMVDRTQVGGINSANVDRAQTQTLPGAAAPTPAPSAANGAAPSQAAPGAQTPGASTSALTPQK, encoded by the coding sequence ATGATAACGGCAACTATTGTCATCATTTGTATTCTCACCGTTCTTCTGATTCTAATTGTACTCATTCAGAACTCAAAAGGCGGAGGCCTGGCTGGCGAATTTGGCGGCTTAGGCTCTAACCAGCTAATGGGTGTAAAGAAAACGACGGATTTGCTTGAGCAAATTACGTGGGGCCTCGGCGTTGCCGTTATGGTGCTGTCGCTAGCGTCTTACATCATGGTAGATCGCACGCAGGTAGGCGGCATCAATAGCGCCAACGTAGATCGGGCACAAACCCAGACATTGCCAGGCGCAGCTGCGCCAACACCAGCCCCTAGTGCCGCCAATGGAGCGGCACCAAGTCAGGCGGCTCCCGGTGCACAGACACCAGGCGCATCGACCTCAGCGCTGACGCCCCAAAAGTAA
- a CDS encoding co-chaperone GroES, whose amino-acid sequence MVAETESVKVNVKPLADRVLVEAAPAEEKTSFGIIIPDTAKEKPQRGTVVAVGAGKKDEPLTVQVGDTVLYGKYAGTEITVDGKEYLIMRESDIFAIL is encoded by the coding sequence ATGGTAGCAGAAACGGAAAGCGTTAAAGTGAACGTGAAACCGCTGGCCGACCGGGTGCTGGTAGAAGCCGCACCGGCCGAAGAAAAGACGTCGTTCGGAATTATCATTCCTGACACAGCTAAAGAAAAACCCCAGCGTGGTACGGTCGTTGCCGTTGGTGCAGGTAAGAAAGATGAGCCCCTAACGGTTCAGGTAGGCGATACGGTGTTGTATGGCAAATATGCCGGTACAGAAATCACCGTCGATGGTAAAGAGTACCTTATCATGCGTGAATCCGACATTTTCGCAATCCTTTAA
- a CDS encoding M48 family metallopeptidase, with the protein MKKIIIVMLSLAFAVTACEKVPLTGRKQLILVPNNDMLSMSFTQYKAFLDTSKVISTSNGDAEMVNRVGDRIRRAVESYMNSNGYSKRLEGFKWEYHLVQSNQVNAWCMPGGKIVVYSGILPYTQNEAGLATVLGHEVSHAIAEHGNERMSEGLVANGLLQAGQVATGIGTSGKSAQTQAIFQQAFGVVGPLAYQYGVGLPHSRKQESEADHLGLIFMSMAGYDPREAITFWTRMAKAGGGKAPAEFLSDHPSDERRIADLQKLLPDAQKYYASAR; encoded by the coding sequence ATGAAAAAAATCATAATTGTCATGTTGTCACTCGCTTTTGCTGTTACGGCTTGCGAGAAAGTACCTTTAACGGGACGAAAGCAACTGATTTTAGTACCTAACAATGACATGCTTTCTATGAGCTTCACGCAATACAAAGCATTCCTGGATACAAGTAAGGTTATCAGCACCAGTAATGGCGATGCTGAAATGGTCAATCGAGTTGGCGATCGTATTCGTCGGGCTGTTGAAAGTTATATGAACAGCAACGGCTACAGCAAACGGCTTGAAGGGTTCAAATGGGAGTATCATTTGGTGCAAAGTAATCAGGTAAATGCCTGGTGTATGCCCGGCGGTAAAATCGTCGTTTACTCTGGTATTTTACCGTACACACAGAATGAAGCTGGTTTGGCTACGGTACTGGGGCATGAGGTTTCTCACGCCATTGCTGAACACGGTAACGAACGGATGAGTGAAGGATTAGTGGCCAATGGTCTTCTTCAGGCTGGTCAGGTAGCAACCGGTATTGGCACATCGGGTAAAAGCGCGCAGACACAGGCTATATTCCAGCAGGCATTTGGCGTCGTTGGCCCATTAGCCTATCAATATGGTGTCGGTCTTCCTCACAGCCGTAAACAGGAATCAGAAGCCGATCACTTAGGGCTGATTTTTATGTCGATGGCAGGCTATGATCCAAGAGAAGCAATCACGTTCTGGACACGGATGGCCAAAGCAGGTGGGGGGAAAGCACCTGCTGAGTTTTTATCGGACCACCCATCCGACGAACGCCGTATCGCTGACTTACAGAAACTGCTGCCCGACGCTCAGAAATATTATGCCAGTGCCCGATAA
- a CDS encoding ABC transporter ATP-binding protein encodes MQSILHTTDIRRNYGDLPVLKGINLAIEPGEVVSIVGASGAGKTTLLQILGTLDRPDSGELHIAGQNVFTLNDRQLAQFRNERIGFVFQFNNLLPEFTALENVCLPGFIAGKEERAVRQRAEVLLTTLGLQHRLTNLPSQLSGGEQQRAAVARALINEPAIVFADEPSGNLDSRNAEELHQLFFRLRDELGQTFIIVTHNEGLAALADRTVTIRDGLLFT; translated from the coding sequence ATGCAATCAATCCTTCACACAACCGATATTCGCCGAAATTACGGTGATTTGCCCGTACTCAAAGGTATTAATCTAGCCATCGAGCCAGGCGAAGTTGTGTCTATCGTCGGCGCGTCTGGAGCCGGTAAAACCACGCTATTGCAAATTCTGGGCACGCTTGATCGGCCCGATTCCGGTGAGCTGCACATTGCTGGTCAGAACGTTTTTACGCTTAATGACCGTCAACTGGCACAGTTTCGAAACGAGCGCATTGGCTTTGTGTTTCAGTTTAACAATTTGCTGCCCGAGTTTACAGCCCTTGAAAACGTATGCCTGCCTGGGTTCATTGCTGGCAAGGAGGAACGGGCCGTTCGGCAACGGGCCGAAGTATTGCTCACGACGCTTGGCCTGCAACATCGCCTGACGAATCTTCCCTCGCAGTTGTCGGGGGGAGAGCAACAACGAGCCGCTGTGGCACGGGCATTGATTAACGAGCCTGCTATCGTTTTTGCCGATGAACCAAGCGGAAACCTCGATTCGCGCAATGCTGAAGAACTTCATCAATTGTTTTTTCGGCTCCGGGATGAGCTCGGTCAGACGTTTATTATCGTGACGCACAATGAAGGATTAGCTGCTTTAGCTGACCGAACGGTAACCATCCGGGATGGACTTTTATTTACCTGA